A stretch of the Papaver somniferum cultivar HN1 chromosome 6, ASM357369v1, whole genome shotgun sequence genome encodes the following:
- the LOC113289710 gene encoding glucan endo-1,3-beta-glucosidase 14-like — MGIFICRTNVVHIIIFLLSLLSSDIGFTRRGNATLGINYGQIGDNLPQPSQVLGLLSSLKITKVRIYDTNPQILTSFANTGIDLIVTIENEILHVLVDPQEALQWVTTHIKPYFPATRISGIAVGNEIFSMDDKTLISNVVPAMVSIHQALVQLGLDTYMHVSTANSAAVLSNSYPPSAGSFEDELSGVMKQLLQFLYTTRAPFWINAYPYFAYKDAPTKIPLDYVLFNPNPGMVDPYTKLHYDNMLYAQVDAVIFAIARMGFGGLEVKVSETGWPSKGDQDEVGATTENAQIYNRNLLRRQMANEGTPLRPSQKLDVYLFALFNEDMKPGPTSERNYGLYEPDGTMTYNVGITTLASTTTPTSTSTTPASSSSTSSPTATTSSTAITPATTSASISLTSSATHQASRKGYQSTGSWIFLLLIFQVLHRRLV, encoded by the exons ATGGGTATCTTCATTTGCAGAACAAACGTAGTTCACATTATTATCTTTCTACTTTCTCTCCTATCCTCAG ATATTGGCTTTACAAGAAGAGGTAATGCAACACTAGGGATAAATTATGGTCAAATCGGCGACAATTTACCACAACCAAGTCAAGTTCTTGGTCTTCTGAGTTCCCTTAAGATTACAAAAGTACGGATATACGACACAAATCCTCAAATCTTAACGTCATTTGCAAACACCGGTATTGATTTGATAGTGACGATAGAAAACGAAATTCTTCATGTTTTGGTTGATCCACAAGAAGCACTTCAATGGGTAACCACACATATTAAACCATATTTTCCGGCAACAAGGATCTCTGGAATTGCAGTTGGTAATGAAATTTTCTCGATGGACGATAAAACGTTAATATCAAATGTAGTTCCAGCTATGGTCAGCATTCATCAAGCACTGGTACAGTTAGGACTAGATACTTATATGCATGTTTCGACGGCGAATTCTGCAGCTGTTTTAAGCAATTCTTACCCGCCTTCAGCTGGAAGTTTCGAAGACGAGTTGAGTGGAGTTATGAAACAATTGTTACAATTCTTGTACACAACTAGAGCTCCATTTTGGATCAATGCTTACCCGTATTTTGCTTACAAAGATGCTCCTACTAAAATTCCTTTGGATTACGTACTTTTTAACCCTAACCCGGGAATGGTCGATCCTTATACAAAGTTACACTACGACAACATGCTTTACGCACAAGTTGATGCTGTTATTTTTGCTATTGCAAGAATGGGTTTTGGTGGCTTGGAAGTAAAAGTTTCTGAAACAGGATGGCCATCAAAAGGTGATCAAGATGAAGTTGGCGCAACCACAGAAAATGCACAGATTTacaatagaaacttgttgagaaGGCAAATGGCAAATGAAGGAACTCCTTTGAGGCCTAGTCAGAAACTTGACGTTTATTTATTTGCTTTGTTTAATGAAGATATGAAACCCGGTCCGACATCAGAAAGGAACTATGGTCTCTATGAACCTGATGGAACCATGACTTACAATGTCGGTATCACGACGTTGGCATCAACAACGACACCAACATCCACTTCCACAACACCAGCGTCgtcgtcatcaacatcatcgcCAACAGCAACAACATCATCAACCGCAATAACACCAGCAACAACATCTGCATCCATTTCTTTAACTTCTTCTGCAACTCATCAG GCATCAAGAAAAGGATACCAAAGTACGGGGTCTTGGATATTCCTACTATTGATATTCCAAGTTTTACATAGAAGATTAGTCTAG